One genomic segment of Litorilinea aerophila includes these proteins:
- the asd gene encoding aspartate-semialdehyde dehydrogenase → MPKIKVGVLGATGAVGQRFVQMLQGHPWFEITALCASERNAGKPYGEACRWNLRGDMPAHLRDVILQECAPGIDCQLVFSALPSETAGEIEEAFAAAGYGVCSNARNHRYDPDVPLLIPEVNPEHLALLEVQRRNRGWSGFIVTNPNCSTTHLVSALHPLHLRFGVKKVFVVTMQAISGAGYPGVSSMDILDNIVPYIGGEEEKMEEKEPHKLLGTLEGDRIRPAELTISAHCNRVPVRNGHLEAVSVEFEEAPTMEAILEAWESYRPLAQQLRLPSAPQPAILYNPAQDRPQPRLDRLAGTVPGMATVVGRLRPDPLFHAKFLVLGHNTIRGAAGGSLLNAELIVAQGYLGPEGAALAQSLQVA, encoded by the coding sequence GTGCCGAAGATCAAGGTGGGCGTGCTGGGCGCCACAGGAGCCGTGGGGCAGCGGTTTGTGCAAATGCTGCAGGGGCATCCCTGGTTCGAAATCACGGCCCTTTGCGCTTCCGAGCGGAACGCCGGCAAGCCCTATGGAGAAGCCTGCCGCTGGAACCTGCGGGGAGACATGCCAGCGCACCTGCGGGATGTGATCCTGCAAGAATGTGCGCCTGGGATCGACTGCCAGTTGGTCTTCAGCGCCCTGCCCTCGGAGACGGCGGGGGAGATCGAGGAGGCCTTTGCCGCCGCGGGCTACGGCGTCTGCAGCAACGCCCGCAACCACCGCTACGACCCGGATGTCCCGCTCCTCATTCCCGAAGTCAACCCCGAGCATCTGGCCCTGTTGGAAGTCCAGCGCCGAAACCGGGGGTGGAGTGGATTCATTGTCACCAACCCCAACTGCAGCACCACCCACCTGGTCAGCGCCCTCCATCCCCTGCACCTGCGCTTTGGCGTGAAGAAAGTCTTTGTCGTCACCATGCAGGCCATCAGCGGCGCCGGCTACCCCGGCGTGAGCAGCATGGACATCCTGGACAACATCGTCCCGTACATCGGCGGCGAAGAGGAGAAGATGGAGGAAAAGGAGCCCCACAAGCTCCTGGGGACCCTGGAAGGTGACCGCATTCGCCCGGCAGAGCTGACCATCAGCGCCCACTGCAACCGGGTTCCTGTGCGGAATGGACATTTGGAAGCCGTCAGCGTAGAATTCGAAGAGGCGCCGACCATGGAGGCCATCCTGGAGGCGTGGGAATCCTACAGGCCGCTGGCCCAGCAGTTACGCCTGCCCAGCGCGCCCCAGCCGGCCATTCTCTACAACCCGGCCCAGGATCGCCCCCAGCCTCGCCTGGATCGCCTGGCTGGCACCGTGCCCGGCATGGCCACTGTGGTGGGCCGGCTGCGCCCGGATCCCCTGTTCCACGCCAAGTTTCTGGTCCTGGGGCACAACACCATCCGGGGAGCCGCCGGCGGCAGCCTGCTCAATGCCGAACTTATCGTCGCGCAGGGCTACCTGGGGCCCGAAGGGGCGGCGTTAGCCCAGTCGCTCCAGGTGGCATAA
- the ftsH gene encoding ATP-dependent zinc metalloprotease FtsH yields the protein MAPEKKTPPRDKRNNRTGNSGGQDPKGPGNGSFLSRSWFWLVLAVLILFGSRFFLGRPTDTSNMIGLNEVAQHVQNGDVNRIEVQGDLVTVVLRDGTPLRSRKETDQSLLETLKTLGVTEEQLQELPIDVESAPNNAAIFNWLIMLLPMILIFGFFLFIMRQAGGGGQNRAMQFGRSRARKLDNADRPSVTFADVAGSDEAKQELQEVVEFLKEPQKFAALGARIPKGVLMVGAPGTGKTLLAKAVAGEAGVPFFSSSGSEFVEMFVGVGASRVRDLFEQAKKNSPCIIFIDEIDAVGRHRGAGLGGGNDEREQTLNQILVEMDGFDSETNIVIIAATNRPDILDPALLRPGRFDRKVVVDRPDRRGRKAILEVHTRGKPLAPDVDLDVIAAQTPGMVGADLENLVNEAAILAARRNKRSIGMDELVESIERVMAGPARRSRVLTPEDRKVVAYHEAGHAIVMEHLEHADRVSKITIVSRGQALGYVMPLPAEDRTLKSRAEYEDELTGLLGGRVAEELIFAEPSTGATNDLERVTKLAKAMVTRYGMSDAIGPLQLQRGDSNPFMGLEIGEQRPYSEEVARRIDQEVRRIVDAAYIRARDILTSNKDKLVLLAETLLEKEVLERKEFLALIGKAQPSQS from the coding sequence ATGGCGCCAGAAAAGAAAACGCCGCCACGAGACAAGCGAAATAACCGGACAGGCAACAGCGGCGGACAAGATCCCAAAGGGCCGGGCAATGGCAGCTTCCTGAGCCGGAGCTGGTTCTGGCTCGTCCTGGCCGTCTTGATCCTCTTCGGCTCCCGCTTCTTCCTGGGCCGCCCCACGGACACCTCCAACATGATCGGCCTCAACGAGGTGGCCCAGCACGTGCAGAACGGCGACGTGAACCGCATCGAAGTGCAGGGCGACCTGGTCACGGTGGTGTTGCGGGACGGCACCCCCCTGCGCAGCCGCAAGGAGACGGATCAAAGCCTGCTGGAGACATTGAAGACCCTGGGCGTGACCGAAGAGCAGCTTCAGGAGCTGCCCATCGACGTGGAGAGCGCGCCCAACAACGCGGCCATCTTCAACTGGCTGATCATGCTCCTGCCCATGATCCTGATCTTCGGCTTCTTCCTCTTCATCATGCGCCAGGCCGGGGGCGGCGGCCAGAACCGGGCCATGCAATTCGGCCGCAGCCGGGCGCGCAAGCTGGACAACGCCGATCGCCCGTCGGTGACCTTCGCCGACGTGGCCGGCTCCGACGAGGCCAAGCAGGAGCTCCAGGAAGTGGTGGAGTTCCTCAAGGAACCCCAGAAGTTTGCTGCCCTGGGCGCACGCATCCCCAAGGGCGTGCTCATGGTGGGCGCGCCCGGCACGGGCAAGACCCTGCTGGCCAAGGCGGTGGCCGGCGAAGCCGGCGTGCCCTTCTTCAGCAGCTCCGGCTCCGAGTTCGTGGAGATGTTCGTGGGCGTGGGCGCCAGCCGGGTGCGGGACCTCTTCGAGCAGGCCAAGAAAAACTCGCCCTGCATCATCTTCATCGACGAGATCGACGCGGTGGGTCGCCACCGGGGCGCCGGCCTGGGCGGCGGCAACGACGAGCGGGAGCAGACCCTCAACCAGATCCTGGTGGAGATGGACGGCTTCGACAGCGAAACCAACATCGTCATCATCGCTGCCACCAACCGGCCCGATATCCTGGACCCGGCCCTGCTGCGGCCCGGCCGCTTCGACCGCAAGGTGGTGGTGGATCGCCCAGACCGCCGGGGCCGCAAAGCCATTCTGGAAGTCCACACCCGGGGCAAACCCCTGGCGCCCGACGTGGACCTGGACGTGATCGCGGCCCAGACGCCCGGCATGGTGGGTGCCGACCTGGAGAACCTGGTCAACGAGGCGGCCATCCTGGCTGCCCGCCGCAACAAGCGCTCCATCGGCATGGATGAACTGGTGGAGTCCATCGAACGGGTGATGGCCGGCCCCGCCCGCCGCAGCCGGGTCCTCACGCCCGAGGATCGCAAGGTTGTGGCCTACCACGAGGCAGGCCACGCCATCGTCATGGAACACCTGGAACACGCGGACCGGGTCAGTAAAATCACCATCGTCAGCCGGGGGCAGGCCCTGGGTTACGTCATGCCCCTGCCGGCCGAAGACCGGACGCTGAAAAGCCGGGCCGAGTACGAAGACGAGCTGACCGGCCTGCTGGGCGGACGGGTGGCGGAAGAGCTCATCTTCGCCGAGCCCTCCACCGGCGCCACCAACGACCTGGAACGGGTGACCAAGCTGGCCAAGGCCATGGTGACCCGCTACGGGATGAGCGACGCCATTGGCCCCCTCCAGCTTCAGCGGGGCGATAGCAACCCCTTCATGGGCCTGGAGATCGGCGAACAACGCCCCTACAGCGAAGAGGTGGCCCGCCGCATCGACCAGGAAGTACGGCGCATCGTGGATGCCGCCTACATCCGGGCCCGGGATATCCTCACCAGCAACAAAGACAAGCTGGTTCTGCTGGCCGAAACGTTGCTGGAAAAAGAAGTGCTGGAACGCAAGGAGTTCCTGGCCCTCATCGGCAAGGCCCAGCCCTCCCAGAGCTGA
- a CDS encoding pseudouridine-5'-phosphate glycosidase encodes MSQPTQPLVALESTVISHGLPYPQNLELARSMEATIREHGAIPRTVGIIGGQLVAGLDDSQIVHLATAPHVRKVSRRDLPVVVARGEDGATTVAATMWIAHRFGIQVFATGGIGGVHRGGPFDVSADLQELAQTPVIVVCAGAKAILDLPATLEYLETHGVTVVGLGTDVFPAFYSRDSGLPVDIRCDSADEVARLWRAKQALGLPGGLLVAVPVPEAHEIPAAEIEPAIQQAVAEAEARQLRSAEVTPFLLSRLAELTGERSVQTNIALLQNNARAAAEIAVALASSTPSSSLA; translated from the coding sequence ATGAGCCAGCCAACACAGCCCCTGGTGGCGCTGGAGTCCACCGTCATTTCCCACGGTCTGCCCTATCCCCAGAACCTGGAGCTGGCCCGCTCCATGGAGGCCACCATCCGGGAGCATGGGGCCATCCCCCGCACGGTCGGCATCATCGGTGGGCAGCTCGTCGCCGGGCTGGACGACAGCCAGATCGTCCACCTGGCCACCGCCCCCCATGTCCGCAAGGTCAGCCGCCGGGATCTGCCCGTGGTGGTGGCGCGGGGTGAGGATGGGGCCACCACCGTGGCGGCCACCATGTGGATCGCCCATCGGTTTGGCATCCAGGTCTTTGCCACCGGCGGCATCGGCGGGGTGCACCGGGGCGGCCCCTTCGACGTCAGCGCCGATCTCCAGGAGCTGGCCCAGACGCCGGTGATCGTGGTCTGTGCCGGCGCCAAGGCCATCCTGGACCTGCCGGCCACCCTGGAGTACCTGGAAACCCACGGGGTGACGGTGGTCGGTCTCGGCACCGATGTCTTCCCCGCGTTTTACAGCCGGGACAGCGGCCTTCCGGTGGATATCCGTTGCGATTCCGCGGATGAAGTGGCCAGGCTCTGGCGGGCCAAGCAAGCCCTGGGCCTGCCGGGTGGCCTGCTGGTAGCGGTGCCGGTGCCGGAGGCCCATGAAATTCCCGCCGCGGAGATCGAGCCGGCCATCCAGCAGGCCGTGGCCGAGGCCGAAGCCCGCCAGCTGCGCTCGGCCGAGGTCACGCCGTTTCTGTTGTCTCGCCTGGCCGAGTTGACCGGCGAGCGCAGCGTGCAGACCAACATCGCCCTGCTCCAAAACAACGCCAGGGCCGCGGCTGAAATTGCCGTTGCCCTGGCGTCGTCCACACCCTCGTCCAGTCTGGCGTAA
- a CDS encoding alanyl-tRNA editing protein, translating into MTIRLYYENAYQTEFDATLVATTTLHGRPAALLDRTGFYPTSGGQPHDTGRLADRQVVDVVAGDDGTIYHLLDAPLTGRAAGELLHGVIDWPRRYDHMQQHSGQHLISQVFYRHFGYETVSVHFGAEESTLDLDVETLSSAQLEEAEGAANDLVYENRPITAYFVDETELDRVPLRRPPAVRGAIRIVEIADFDYSACGGTHCRTTAEIGPIKFLRTERRRGQTRLTFLCGRRAYGHYATTHRLLTEAAALFSTEPAQVPPLIARNLDQVKALQAQVAHLTEALLRHTAADLRARAVPLGPWRLVTHIVSDQEIAAVKTLAGLLQEESSTVALLGCIQEEKASLIVARSADMPLDAGALLRQALRPFGGGGGGRPDFAQGGGVRASELPAVLEAARQAIERQMQA; encoded by the coding sequence ATGACCATTCGCCTGTACTACGAGAACGCCTACCAGACCGAATTCGACGCGACCCTGGTGGCCACTACCACCCTCCATGGCCGACCGGCCGCGCTGCTGGATCGCACCGGTTTCTACCCCACCTCCGGCGGCCAACCCCACGACACCGGCCGCCTGGCTGACCGACAGGTGGTGGATGTGGTGGCGGGGGACGATGGGACCATCTACCACCTGCTGGATGCGCCCCTGACCGGGCGTGCGGCGGGGGAGCTCCTCCACGGCGTCATCGACTGGCCCCGCCGCTACGATCACATGCAACAGCACTCCGGCCAGCATCTCATCAGCCAGGTCTTCTATCGCCACTTCGGCTACGAGACCGTCTCTGTGCACTTTGGCGCCGAAGAGTCCACCCTGGACCTGGACGTGGAGACGCTCTCGTCAGCGCAACTGGAGGAAGCGGAAGGAGCGGCCAATGACCTGGTCTATGAAAATCGGCCCATCACCGCCTACTTTGTCGACGAGACAGAACTGGACCGTGTGCCATTGCGCCGGCCGCCCGCAGTTCGTGGCGCGATCCGCATCGTGGAAATTGCGGACTTCGACTATTCGGCCTGCGGCGGCACCCACTGTCGGACCACGGCTGAAATCGGTCCCATCAAGTTCCTGCGCACAGAACGTCGGCGGGGACAGACGCGGCTTACCTTCCTCTGTGGCCGCCGGGCCTATGGCCACTACGCGACCACCCACCGACTGCTGACTGAAGCCGCGGCCCTCTTCAGCACCGAACCCGCCCAGGTGCCCCCATTGATTGCCCGTAACCTGGACCAGGTGAAGGCGCTCCAGGCCCAGGTGGCCCACCTGACGGAAGCGCTCCTGCGCCACACCGCGGCAGACCTGCGGGCCCGGGCCGTTCCCCTCGGCCCCTGGCGGCTGGTCACCCACATCGTCTCCGACCAGGAGATCGCCGCCGTCAAGACCCTGGCCGGCCTGCTGCAGGAGGAATCTTCCACCGTGGCCCTGCTGGGCTGCATCCAGGAGGAGAAGGCGAGCCTGATCGTGGCTCGTTCGGCGGATATGCCCCTGGACGCCGGCGCGCTGCTGCGACAGGCGTTGCGCCCTTTCGGCGGTGGTGGCGGTGGTCGACCCGATTTCGCCCAGGGCGGCGGCGTCCGCGCTTCTGAGCTGCCCGCCGTCCTGGAGGCGGCCCGACAGGCCATCGAAAGGCAGATGCAAGCATGA